GAAAGGGACGACGGCGCGGTAGTGCTGCTCAAGGAAGACGACGTCAACAACGACGGCGAGCGGCAGCTGCTGTCACGCACCAAGGGTCTGCGGTGCCTTGACAAGGCTGCCGCGATCGTCGTCAAGGACGGAGACAAGGAGCAGGAGGGCGAATGGTCTCTGTGCACTGTGAACGAGGTGGAGGGCATGAAGATCCTGGTGCGGATGCTGCCCATCTGGGTGACGTTCGTGCTGTACGCGGCGTCGCTGGGGCAGATGACCACCACCTTCATCCAGCAGGGGATGGCCATGGACACGCGGCTGGGCGGGCGGTTCAAGGTGCCCGTACGTGGTGTCGCTGGTGTCCGTCGAGGTTGTGTTCATGCTCCTATGGGTGGTGTTGCATGACGCCGCCATCATCCCGGCGGCGCGGCGGCTTACGGGGCGCCCCGGCGGGCTGACGCAGCTGCAGCGCATGGGCGTGGGGCGGTTCCTGGTGGTGCTGGCCCTGGGACGGCCGCGCTCGTTGAGAGGCGCCGGCTCCGCGCCATCCACGGAGGGAGCGGGCCGATGACCATCGCGTGGTAGGTGCCGCAGTTCGTGCTAGTGGCGGGCTCCGACGTCTTCTGCGGGATCGCGCAGCTGGAGTGGGGGAGGCCCCCGCCGCGATACGCAGCATCTGCTCAGCCTTCTCCTTCCTGGCGCTGCCACGTAAGCCAAACCAGCGCCACGTAGGCAAAAC
The sequence above is drawn from the Miscanthus floridulus cultivar M001 chromosome 15, ASM1932011v1, whole genome shotgun sequence genome and encodes:
- the LOC136507845 gene encoding protein NRT1/ PTR FAMILY 8.1-like, whose product is MPTGNPLKDIIRVLVAAFRKRDVRMERDDGAVVLLKEDDVNNDGERQLLSRTKGLRCLDKAAAIVVKDGDKEQEGEWSLCTVNEVEGMKILVRMLPIWVTFVLYAASLGQMTTTFIQQGMAMDTRLGGRFKVPVRGVAGVRRGCVHAPMGGVA